A genome region from Schlesneria paludicola DSM 18645 includes the following:
- a CDS encoding alkaline phosphatase D family protein, with translation MLQLDTLRESLKYEGGISRRWFMAYGAALASIPWMNRAALAQTRPRFDTNPFSLGIASGDPDSSSVVLWTRLAPKPLEPFGGMSKEPVQVSWVLADDDNMRNVVAKGTAIATPQLGHSVHVEVHGLKPDRWYWYRFRVGDVESPLGRTRTLPSADAVKDELKFAFASCQHFETGYYTAYQHMAENDLDLIFHLGDYIYEGGGRKDQVRQHIGSEIHSLNDYRVRHAQYRGDPQLQRAHSNCPWFVTWDDHEVSNNYAGEISAKENVDTAEFLLRRANAYQAYYENMPLRRRSLPTGPHMELYRSASFGQLAEFQILDTRQYRSDQPNGDRRSPLNEEALNPRNSLLGAKQRDWLQASLLQSQGTWNILAQQVMMGLVGFTKDSDPLSYSMDQWPGYAAERIALMQFMADRRIPNPIVLTGDIHSNWVNDLRVDDRNQETEIVATEFVGTSISSGGKGIDRREGHDQLLSQNPFIRFQNTQRGYVRCRVTPAEWRSDYLVVDDVTVADGKTSTRASFVVEAGQAGAKLV, from the coding sequence ATGTTGCAACTGGACACTTTGCGAGAATCGTTGAAATACGAAGGCGGAATCAGTCGTCGTTGGTTCATGGCGTACGGCGCGGCGCTCGCTTCAATTCCCTGGATGAACCGGGCCGCCCTCGCGCAAACCCGGCCGCGATTCGACACGAATCCGTTTTCGCTCGGGATTGCGTCGGGTGACCCCGACAGTTCCAGCGTGGTCTTATGGACACGCTTGGCCCCCAAGCCACTCGAACCGTTTGGCGGGATGTCCAAAGAGCCCGTACAGGTCAGTTGGGTGCTGGCCGACGACGACAATATGCGGAACGTCGTGGCGAAGGGAACTGCCATCGCCACACCTCAGTTGGGGCATTCCGTGCATGTCGAGGTGCATGGGCTGAAGCCTGATCGTTGGTACTGGTATCGATTCCGTGTGGGCGATGTCGAGAGTCCGCTCGGTCGGACTCGAACGCTTCCCAGTGCCGACGCGGTCAAAGACGAACTGAAGTTCGCGTTTGCGTCCTGTCAGCATTTCGAGACGGGGTATTACACCGCGTATCAGCATATGGCCGAGAACGATCTGGATCTGATCTTTCACCTCGGCGACTACATCTATGAAGGGGGTGGGCGAAAAGACCAGGTTCGACAGCATATTGGCAGCGAGATTCATTCGCTGAATGACTATCGCGTGCGCCATGCCCAGTATCGTGGCGATCCCCAGTTGCAGCGTGCGCACAGCAATTGTCCCTGGTTCGTCACTTGGGACGATCACGAAGTCAGCAACAACTACGCGGGTGAGATCTCGGCGAAAGAGAATGTCGATACCGCCGAGTTCCTGCTTCGTCGAGCCAATGCCTATCAGGCCTACTACGAAAACATGCCGCTCCGCCGCCGCTCGCTGCCGACCGGTCCGCACATGGAACTGTACCGCAGCGCGTCATTTGGACAGCTTGCGGAATTTCAGATTCTCGATACACGGCAGTACCGATCCGATCAGCCAAACGGGGATCGCCGTTCACCCTTGAATGAGGAAGCTCTCAATCCACGAAATTCCTTGCTGGGCGCGAAACAGCGGGATTGGTTGCAAGCTTCGTTGTTGCAGTCGCAGGGGACGTGGAACATCCTCGCGCAGCAGGTGATGATGGGGCTGGTGGGGTTCACAAAGGACAGCGACCCTCTGTCGTATTCGATGGATCAGTGGCCGGGCTACGCCGCCGAGCGAATCGCGCTGATGCAGTTCATGGCCGATCGACGAATCCCTAACCCCATCGTTCTAACGGGGGATATTCATTCAAACTGGGTCAACGATTTGCGCGTCGATGACCGCAATCAAGAGACGGAAATCGTCGCAACAGAATTCGTGGGAACGTCGATCTCCAGCGGAGGAAAGGGGATTGATCGGCGCGAAGGCCATGATCAATTGCTGTCTCAGAATCCTTTCATTCGCTTCCAGAATACGCAGCGCGGATATGTCCGTTGCCGCGTGACACCGGCCGAGTGGCGGTCGGACTATCTGGTCGTCGACGATGTCACCGTCGCTGACGGTAAGACTTCAACGCGTGCCTCGTTCGTGGTTGAGGCCGGACAAGCCGGTGCCAAGCTCGTCTGA
- a CDS encoding hybrid sensor histidine kinase/response regulator, producing the protein MSSDLPVSNRELAERFHLLAEDAKEYAIFLMDLAGRLICWNVGAEHLFGYQSGEIIGQHFSRFFPPDEILTGQPEHELKTALAEGRADNKCFQVRKDGTRFWCQAIVTPLLDEHKQVRSFARVMHNLTDHDALEAQLKRGDRLAEANRSKEEFMALLSHELRSPLSPIVNALSILRHMSTTDPIIEQAGNIIDRQVGVMVRLVDDLLDISRITKGKLRLTKEEVELRVVANHAAETSRPFMDARRHEFSVSLPTASIWVEADPARLEQVIVNLLNNAAKYTDTGGLIRMTVSREGDDAVIRVRDNGIGIAPEMLPHVFELFSQVDGSLGRSYGGLGIGLALAHNLVEMHDGRLQAASPGLGKGCEFTIKIPVMPNPSAPESTTALLPGQHTGPPLHVLIVEDNVDAADSLSLLLRLYGHRIEVARTGPTAIEMAANSRPDVVLLDIGLPGMDGYQVAKRLRELPNFAGVKMCALTGFTPSDADRQRQEETGFNHYYVKPVDLAMLLELFKSIVSTAT; encoded by the coding sequence ATGTCCTCAGACCTTCCCGTGTCCAATCGAGAACTTGCAGAACGGTTCCATCTGCTTGCCGAGGACGCGAAAGAGTATGCCATCTTCCTGATGGATTTAGCGGGGCGTCTTATTTGTTGGAATGTCGGTGCCGAGCACCTTTTCGGATATCAGTCCGGCGAAATTATCGGACAGCATTTTTCCCGCTTCTTTCCACCTGACGAAATCCTGACAGGACAACCGGAACATGAGTTGAAGACGGCGCTTGCGGAGGGTCGCGCTGACAACAAGTGCTTCCAGGTCCGTAAAGATGGTACGAGGTTCTGGTGCCAGGCGATCGTGACTCCGCTACTCGATGAGCACAAGCAGGTTCGATCGTTTGCGAGAGTCATGCACAATCTGACGGATCATGATGCGTTGGAGGCGCAGCTCAAACGGGGAGATCGGCTGGCAGAGGCCAATCGCAGCAAAGAAGAGTTCATGGCGTTACTGTCTCATGAACTTCGCAGCCCGCTCTCACCAATCGTCAACGCGCTTAGTATCCTGCGACACATGTCGACGACCGATCCCATTATCGAACAAGCCGGGAACATCATCGACAGACAAGTGGGAGTGATGGTTCGGCTGGTCGATGATCTGCTCGACATCAGCCGAATCACCAAGGGCAAACTGCGTCTGACCAAGGAAGAAGTGGAATTGCGCGTCGTGGCCAATCACGCGGCCGAGACGTCCAGACCATTCATGGATGCCCGGAGACACGAATTTTCCGTGTCACTTCCGACGGCTTCCATCTGGGTGGAGGCAGACCCCGCGCGACTGGAGCAGGTTATCGTGAACTTGCTGAACAATGCTGCGAAGTACACCGACACGGGTGGATTGATTCGAATGACCGTCAGCCGAGAGGGGGATGACGCAGTCATTCGGGTGCGTGACAACGGGATTGGGATCGCCCCGGAAATGCTGCCACACGTCTTCGAACTCTTCAGCCAAGTCGACGGTTCGCTCGGCCGATCTTATGGAGGGCTGGGGATCGGCCTGGCATTGGCGCACAATCTGGTCGAAATGCACGACGGCCGACTTCAAGCCGCAAGCCCTGGACTGGGGAAAGGTTGTGAATTCACGATCAAAATTCCCGTCATGCCAAACCCATCGGCGCCGGAGTCCACAACCGCCTTGCTGCCGGGACAACATACCGGTCCTCCGCTTCACGTCCTGATCGTCGAGGACAACGTCGACGCCGCCGACAGCCTGAGTTTGTTGCTACGGCTTTACGGGCATCGGATCGAAGTGGCTCGGACGGGTCCGACGGCGATCGAAATGGCGGCCAATTCACGGCCCGATGTGGTTTTGCTCGATATCGGGCTGCCTGGAATGGATGGCTATCAGGTCGCCAAGCGTCTGCGGGAGCTTCCCAACTTCGCGGGCGTGAAGATGTGTGCGTTGACGGGCTTCACCCCCAGTGACGCCGATCGCCAACGCCAGGAAGAGACGGGGTTCAACCATTACTACGTGAAGCCGGTGGACCTGGCAATGCTGCTTGAACTCTTCAAATCCATCGTCTCAACAGCCACATGA
- a CDS encoding cold-shock protein — protein MAEGIIKKVLDKGFGFITTNNGKDLFFHSSAVQGTEFNQLSAGQKVTYTEGMGQKGPCAENVKLA, from the coding sequence ATGGCCGAAGGTATCATCAAGAAGGTTTTGGACAAGGGATTCGGATTCATCACGACCAACAATGGCAAAGACCTGTTCTTCCATTCTTCGGCCGTTCAAGGGACCGAATTCAATCAACTGAGTGCGGGCCAAAAAGTCACGTACACAGAAGGAATGGGGCAAAAAGGCCCGTGCGCCGAGAATGTGAAGCTGGCATAA
- a CDS encoding PSD1 and planctomycete cytochrome C domain-containing protein has protein sequence MRFGSLIVIVVSVLVLPCASWADVEVSTEEIRFFETSIRPLLVDKCHKCHGADKQWGSLRLDSRETILTGGDSGPAIAPGAPGESLLIRAVSHTDDNVKMPPKEKLTDQQIADLTRWVSMGAPYPASAAAKGKYRDPNHWSFQPLQRPAVPLTQNSTWGRGSLDQFILNRLERENLVPAERADKRTLIRRATFDLTGLPPTPDEVEAFLQDDRPDADERLFDRLLAAPAYGERWGRHWLDVARYADSNGLDENIAHGNAWRYRDYVISSFNEDRSFDQFLLEQLSGDLLTATTDADRHRMLVATGFLAIGPKVLAEVDESKMRMDIIDEQIDAVGRAFLGLTLGCARCHDHKFDPILTADYYGLAGIFKSTRTMDQYTKIAQWHENPTPTPEILAQKAVHDADVAKKKETLQSFTEKADGLVKASLTPEQAVPEKLEDRYPDATKSELKLLRDELAAFEKLAPVIPSAMGVTEDAIVDVAIHIRGNPQKLGDVVSRRVPDVVAGVTPPQFAATSSGRLELARWLVNPEHPLTSRVLVNRLWRWHFGKGLVRTPDNFGMLGEQASHPDLLDWLARETMRQGWSLKALHRQILGSSVYQLDSRANHDLIEHDPENRLFGRANIKRLEAEAIRDSLIAIGGGLDRTLGGSLLKVKNREFFFDHTSKDLTDYHSRRRSVYQPIVRNNVYDVLLLLDYPDAAVPSGDRVTTTIAPQALLMMNSDLVASSSTEFARDLLAEPASDDSARVIRAYEIALGRVPSRDEITESLQFVGRISDAVRQAAGAPEQHRQVAWESLCHVILNSNEFVYIK, from the coding sequence ATGCGATTTGGCAGTCTGATCGTCATTGTCGTTTCAGTTCTGGTCCTGCCGTGCGCCAGTTGGGCGGACGTGGAAGTGTCGACGGAAGAGATCCGATTCTTCGAGACGTCGATCCGCCCGCTCCTGGTCGACAAATGTCATAAATGCCACGGTGCAGACAAACAATGGGGATCGCTGCGTCTCGATTCTCGCGAAACAATTTTGACGGGCGGCGATTCCGGCCCGGCGATCGCACCGGGAGCGCCGGGCGAAAGTTTGTTGATTCGTGCCGTCAGCCATACCGACGACAACGTCAAGATGCCTCCGAAAGAGAAGCTGACAGATCAACAGATCGCGGATCTCACTCGCTGGGTTTCGATGGGAGCCCCCTACCCTGCATCGGCCGCCGCCAAGGGCAAGTACCGCGATCCAAATCACTGGTCGTTTCAACCACTCCAGCGTCCGGCCGTGCCGCTCACACAAAACTCGACGTGGGGACGCGGATCGCTGGACCAGTTCATTTTGAACCGATTGGAACGCGAGAATCTCGTTCCCGCGGAACGGGCGGACAAACGGACGTTGATTCGCCGGGCCACATTCGATCTGACCGGATTGCCGCCGACACCTGATGAAGTCGAGGCATTTTTGCAGGATGACCGTCCCGACGCCGACGAACGATTGTTTGATCGCCTGCTGGCCGCTCCTGCCTACGGCGAGCGATGGGGCCGACATTGGCTCGACGTCGCACGCTACGCCGACTCCAACGGTCTCGACGAAAATATTGCGCATGGGAATGCGTGGCGTTATCGTGACTATGTGATTTCTTCGTTTAATGAAGATCGATCGTTCGACCAGTTTTTACTGGAGCAACTCTCGGGCGATTTGCTGACCGCCACGACCGACGCCGACCGGCATCGCATGTTGGTCGCGACGGGGTTTCTCGCCATCGGTCCCAAGGTGTTGGCAGAAGTCGACGAATCCAAGATGCGGATGGACATTATCGACGAGCAAATCGACGCCGTCGGCCGCGCCTTTCTGGGTCTGACACTCGGATGTGCACGCTGCCACGATCACAAATTCGATCCGATTCTGACGGCCGACTACTACGGTCTGGCGGGAATCTTCAAAAGCACGCGCACGATGGATCAATACACGAAGATCGCGCAGTGGCATGAGAATCCCACGCCGACACCCGAGATCCTGGCACAGAAGGCAGTTCACGATGCCGACGTCGCCAAAAAGAAGGAGACGCTTCAATCGTTCACCGAAAAAGCCGATGGGTTGGTGAAGGCCTCGCTGACGCCTGAGCAGGCGGTGCCGGAAAAACTGGAAGACCGCTATCCCGATGCGACCAAGTCCGAGCTGAAATTGTTGCGAGACGAACTGGCCGCGTTTGAAAAGCTCGCTCCGGTGATTCCGTCGGCCATGGGAGTGACCGAGGACGCGATCGTCGATGTGGCGATTCACATTCGCGGCAACCCACAGAAACTGGGTGACGTGGTGTCGCGACGCGTTCCGGACGTTGTCGCGGGTGTGACACCGCCCCAATTCGCAGCGACATCCAGCGGTCGTCTGGAACTGGCACGATGGTTGGTGAACCCCGAGCACCCATTAACGAGTCGTGTGCTGGTGAATCGCCTCTGGCGGTGGCACTTCGGCAAAGGGCTCGTTCGGACGCCCGACAATTTTGGGATGCTCGGTGAACAGGCGTCGCATCCCGACCTTCTCGACTGGCTGGCGCGAGAAACCATGCGTCAGGGCTGGTCGCTGAAGGCACTGCACCGCCAGATCCTGGGTTCGTCCGTGTATCAGCTCGACAGCCGCGCAAATCACGATCTCATCGAACATGATCCAGAAAATCGACTGTTCGGCCGAGCCAATATCAAGCGGCTAGAAGCGGAAGCGATCCGTGATTCGTTGATTGCCATCGGTGGAGGATTGGATCGAACGCTCGGAGGATCGCTATTAAAGGTGAAGAATCGTGAGTTCTTCTTCGACCATACCTCGAAAGACTTGACCGACTATCACAGTCGACGCCGATCGGTCTATCAACCGATCGTGCGGAACAACGTTTACGATGTGCTGCTATTGCTCGACTATCCCGACGCGGCGGTTCCATCCGGCGACCGGGTCACAACGACGATTGCTCCGCAGGCCCTTCTGATGATGAACAGCGATCTTGTCGCGAGCAGCAGTACGGAGTTTGCTCGTGACTTATTGGCAGAGCCGGCAAGCGATGACTCGGCACGGGTAATTCGTGCCTATGAGATCGCGCTGGGACGCGTTCCCTCACGCGACGAAATCACGGAATCCTTGCAGTTCGTCGGCCGGATCTCCGACGCGGTCAGGCAAGCTGCGGGCGCACCGGAACAGCATCGACAAGTGGCTTGGGAAAGCCTGTGCCATGTCATCTTGAACTCGAACGAATTCGTCTACATCAAGTGA
- a CDS encoding DUF1501 domain-containing protein — translation MQSDLSGASLTSRVSRRHWLKQSAAGFGSLALSSLLSESALAADPLASKAPHFPARAKRIIFLFMTGGPSHVDTFDPKPLLDRDDGKPLPFAKPRVQFNSTGNLLKSPWAFRQYGESGAWVSDLFPHVAQCVDDMCFVHSMHGTNPAHGGALLKLHTGSDNFVRPSIGSWISYGLGTDNSNLPAFVTICPTLGHGGINNWGSAFLPAAYQGTPLGNASVPSDKARVRYISNSVVSREVQRMQLERLNQMNREHQAVSGLEPSLEARINSFELAFRMQTAMPLVEDLSSESEETQKLYGMDDPVNANFGRMCLMARRFAERGVRYIQVTHSDSNVQWDQHSDLKNGHEKNAREVDKPIAGLLRDLKARGLLEDTLVWWGGEFGRTPTAEGQNGRDHNCEGFTMWLAGGGVKGGLRYGSTDDYGYYAAEDKVHIHDLHATILHLMGLDHERLTYRYAGRDFRLTDVEGNVVHQLFA, via the coding sequence ATGCAATCGGACTTGAGCGGTGCGTCTTTGACCAGCAGGGTCTCACGCCGACATTGGCTGAAACAATCGGCGGCAGGATTCGGATCGTTGGCTCTGTCGTCCCTGCTGTCAGAAAGTGCTCTCGCCGCTGACCCGCTGGCATCCAAAGCCCCGCATTTCCCCGCACGAGCCAAACGCATCATCTTCCTGTTCATGACGGGCGGGCCCTCACACGTCGACACGTTCGACCCGAAGCCTCTGCTGGACCGCGACGATGGCAAGCCCCTGCCGTTTGCAAAACCGCGTGTCCAATTCAACAGCACCGGTAATCTGCTCAAATCGCCATGGGCATTTCGACAATACGGAGAATCAGGTGCCTGGGTCAGCGATCTGTTTCCTCACGTGGCCCAGTGCGTCGATGACATGTGTTTTGTCCATTCAATGCACGGCACGAACCCTGCACACGGCGGAGCACTGCTGAAGCTTCACACGGGCAGCGATAATTTTGTGCGACCGAGTATCGGCTCTTGGATCAGTTATGGATTGGGAACGGATAACAGCAATCTGCCAGCATTCGTGACGATTTGTCCGACGCTCGGCCATGGCGGAATCAATAATTGGGGATCGGCCTTCCTGCCCGCCGCCTATCAAGGAACACCACTCGGCAACGCGAGTGTACCTTCAGACAAGGCGCGCGTACGTTACATCAGCAATTCCGTCGTCTCACGCGAGGTCCAGCGGATGCAGTTGGAACGGCTGAACCAGATGAATCGCGAGCATCAGGCGGTCAGCGGCCTGGAGCCATCACTTGAGGCTCGAATCAATTCGTTTGAACTTGCATTTCGTATGCAGACCGCGATGCCGCTGGTTGAAGACCTGTCGAGCGAGTCTGAAGAGACGCAGAAGCTGTACGGCATGGACGACCCGGTGAACGCCAACTTTGGCCGGATGTGCCTGATGGCACGTCGATTCGCCGAACGGGGTGTGCGTTACATCCAGGTGACTCATAGCGATAGCAACGTTCAATGGGATCAACACAGCGACTTGAAGAACGGTCACGAGAAGAACGCACGCGAGGTTGATAAACCGATCGCCGGATTGCTGCGCGACCTGAAAGCGCGCGGGTTGCTGGAAGACACACTGGTCTGGTGGGGCGGTGAATTCGGCCGAACGCCCACGGCCGAAGGGCAAAACGGACGCGATCACAATTGCGAGGGATTCACGATGTGGCTGGCGGGCGGGGGTGTCAAGGGCGGGCTGAGGTATGGCTCGACCGATGACTATGGCTACTACGCAGCCGAGGATAAGGTTCATATCCATGACCTGCACGCCACGATCTTGCATCTGATGGGGTTGGACCACGAACGGTTGACCTATCGCTATGCGGGTCGCGATTTCCGCCTGACGGACGTGGAAGGAAATGTCGTACATCAGCTGTTCGCTTAG
- a CDS encoding undecaprenyl-diphosphate phosphatase: MKISRTIVCLLLMAILLTARQVYAQTEARVESPEPARATLSPFQAVALGFVEGVTEYLPVSSTGHLLIAVHLLGMDTTQRQKDAAESLAICIQSGAILAVLVLYFGRIRQIVAGMLGRNPEGLKLLFNLLVAFFPAAVIGLLFNKWIKAHLFGVIPVAIGLFVGGVLILAQSLFGMKQNQDTGKELTQLSVRDALFVGIMQCLAFWPGFSRSLATILGCRWTGMRMMAAVEFSFLLGLVTLSAATAYEGLKHGKDMIADYGMTTPLIALFVAFVAAVVSVRFMVGALSKFGLSPFGYYRILLALACLYWL; encoded by the coding sequence ATGAAGATTTCGCGGACGATTGTTTGCCTGCTACTGATGGCAATTCTGTTGACGGCACGTCAGGTGTACGCGCAAACCGAGGCCAGGGTCGAATCGCCCGAACCAGCCCGTGCAACGCTGAGCCCGTTCCAGGCGGTGGCGCTGGGATTTGTCGAGGGAGTGACGGAATACCTTCCGGTCAGTTCCACCGGCCACCTGCTGATTGCCGTGCACTTGCTGGGAATGGACACCACCCAACGACAAAAGGACGCGGCCGAATCGTTGGCCATCTGTATTCAATCCGGTGCAATTCTAGCGGTGCTGGTGCTGTATTTCGGCCGAATCCGACAGATCGTCGCGGGCATGTTGGGACGCAATCCCGAAGGCCTTAAGCTGCTGTTCAACTTGCTGGTTGCATTCTTTCCAGCGGCCGTTATCGGCCTGCTGTTCAACAAATGGATCAAGGCGCATTTGTTCGGTGTCATACCAGTTGCCATCGGCTTGTTCGTCGGCGGCGTCCTCATTCTGGCTCAGTCTCTGTTTGGCATGAAGCAGAACCAAGACACCGGGAAAGAATTGACGCAACTGTCTGTTCGTGACGCACTGTTTGTCGGCATCATGCAATGCCTGGCGTTCTGGCCGGGGTTCAGCCGCAGTCTCGCGACCATTTTGGGATGCCGGTGGACCGGAATGCGGATGATGGCCGCCGTTGAGTTCAGTTTTTTGTTGGGGCTGGTCACGCTGTCGGCAGCGACCGCTTATGAAGGATTGAAGCACGGAAAGGATATGATCGCCGACTATGGCATGACGACGCCACTGATCGCCCTTTTTGTCGCCTTCGTCGCGGCCGTCGTCAGCGTGCGATTCATGGTCGGAGCACTCAGCAAATTCGGATTGAGTCCGTTTGGCTACTATCGAATCCTGCTGGCACTCGCATGCCTGTACTGGCTGTGA
- a CDS encoding ABC transporter ATP-binding protein/permease codes for MARLNSRLVPRFVVLSKPYFFSDEKWVARGLLVLLVVLMLTNTAASVLLNQQTGEFSSALAARDSDRYWRSIYYATALIAVAVPIYGLYYFVRDRLSNYWRRWMTQRFVGNYFSNTAFYKLTYSAEIDNPDQRISEDINSFTQKSIYFLLIFIETALQLIAFCGVLWSISHILVYFIVVYAAIGTGITTLIFGRPLVGLNFFQLRREADLRFSLVRVRENAESIAFYRGEAQESQNIRDKFAEVFQNFNKLVNWQFFLNVFQYSFITATMIIPGIILAPRVMAGEIEIGRVVQATGAFAAIFGALNIVVNKFDVLSYFAAGISRLDRFAKILENKANEVPDEGKRVSTVEGPQFSVENLTVETPDGKRTLIADLSLSIGEGEGLLIVGPSGGGKSSLLRVFGGLWDTGDGTVTRPSLDSMLFLPQRPYMIIGSLRQQLLYPNNRDGVTDEEFQQILESVNLPKLIERCGGLDVDADWGKLLSLGEQQRLAFARVLLAEKPYVILDEATSALDEKNEASLYEKLRESNATIVSVSHRPQVAKYHTHVLVLEGKGKWHIQDASEYLAEITEDNSSPAATAL; via the coding sequence ATGGCACGACTGAATTCTCGTCTCGTACCGCGCTTTGTCGTCCTGTCAAAGCCGTATTTTTTTTCTGATGAGAAGTGGGTTGCTCGCGGCCTGCTCGTCTTATTGGTCGTCTTGATGCTCACGAATACCGCCGCGAGCGTGTTGCTCAACCAGCAAACGGGCGAGTTCTCGTCTGCTCTGGCCGCCCGCGATTCCGATCGCTATTGGCGATCGATCTATTACGCGACAGCACTCATTGCGGTCGCCGTTCCAATCTATGGGTTGTACTACTTTGTTCGGGATCGATTGTCGAACTATTGGCGACGATGGATGACGCAGCGGTTCGTCGGCAATTACTTCAGTAATACGGCGTTCTACAAACTGACCTATTCCGCGGAAATCGATAATCCCGATCAACGTATTTCGGAAGACATCAATTCGTTTACGCAAAAGTCGATCTACTTCCTATTGATCTTCATCGAAACCGCATTGCAACTGATTGCATTTTGCGGTGTCTTGTGGTCGATCTCGCACATTCTGGTCTACTTCATTGTCGTATACGCCGCGATCGGAACGGGTATCACCACGCTCATCTTCGGACGGCCCCTGGTCGGACTGAACTTCTTCCAGTTGCGACGTGAGGCCGATCTACGCTTTAGTTTGGTTCGCGTTCGCGAAAATGCCGAATCGATCGCCTTTTATCGAGGTGAAGCACAGGAGTCGCAAAACATTCGCGACAAATTTGCGGAAGTCTTCCAGAACTTTAACAAGCTGGTGAACTGGCAATTCTTCTTGAACGTGTTCCAGTATTCATTCATCACGGCCACGATGATCATTCCCGGAATCATTCTCGCACCCCGCGTCATGGCGGGGGAGATCGAAATTGGTCGCGTCGTTCAAGCGACCGGTGCATTCGCTGCGATCTTCGGGGCGTTAAATATCGTCGTCAACAAGTTCGACGTACTCAGCTACTTTGCCGCGGGAATCAGCCGCCTGGATCGGTTTGCGAAGATTCTTGAAAATAAAGCCAATGAGGTCCCTGACGAGGGAAAACGTGTCTCAACCGTTGAGGGGCCGCAGTTCTCGGTCGAGAATCTGACCGTGGAGACGCCCGACGGAAAACGAACGTTAATCGCAGACCTGTCGTTGTCCATCGGTGAAGGTGAGGGACTCTTGATCGTGGGGCCAAGCGGCGGCGGCAAGAGCTCTTTGCTACGTGTGTTCGGCGGTTTGTGGGATACGGGAGACGGAACCGTCACGCGGCCATCCTTGGACAGCATGTTGTTCTTGCCCCAGCGGCCTTACATGATTATCGGCAGCCTGCGCCAGCAACTGCTTTATCCGAATAATCGTGATGGAGTCACCGATGAAGAGTTTCAGCAGATTCTCGAATCGGTGAATCTACCGAAGCTGATTGAGCGATGCGGCGGCCTGGACGTTGATGCCGATTGGGGAAAATTGCTGTCACTGGGTGAACAACAGCGTTTGGCCTTCGCGCGGGTCTTACTCGCCGAAAAACCATATGTGATCCTTGATGAAGCAACCAGCGCGCTCGATGAGAAAAATGAAGCGAGCTTGTACGAGAAATTGCGTGAAAGCAACGCGACGATCGTGAGCGTCAGTCACCGCCCGCAAGTTGCGAAATATCACACGCACGTTCTGGTTCTGGAGGGCAAAGGAAAATGGCACATCCAGGACGCGAGCGAATACCTGGCAGAAATCACGGAAGACAACTCTTCACCTGCAGCAACTGCACTTTGA
- a CDS encoding BON domain-containing protein produces the protein MRRLTISGLLLLCVSACSETTNQTANKPPVSKTTPTAEESLVSPSEHRSSSSTQPLDQEKSNSDEQVTADIRKGMMDSKMAVSLEQIKVNTSDGKVTLTGLVKTLEEKQKAGEIAESIAGADHVDNWVEVE, from the coding sequence ATGAGACGCCTCACCATCAGCGGCCTCTTGCTGCTTTGTGTTTCCGCCTGCTCTGAGACGACGAACCAGACCGCCAATAAACCTCCGGTCTCGAAGACAACTCCAACGGCTGAGGAGTCACTTGTGAGCCCCAGCGAACATCGATCGTCGAGCTCCACGCAGCCGCTTGATCAGGAAAAGTCCAATAGTGATGAGCAGGTGACTGCGGACATCCGCAAGGGCATGATGGATTCGAAAATGGCGGTCAGTTTGGAGCAGATCAAAGTCAATACGAGCGATGGCAAGGTCACACTCACCGGTCTGGTCAAAACGCTCGAAGAAAAGCAGAAAGCCGGTGAAATCGCTGAATCGATCGCCGGCGCGGATCATGTCGACAACTGGGTCGAAGTGGAATAG